The genomic stretch GTTCTGATCGCTGGATCAAATGGTTACGAAAACTATAGACATCaggtaaatttattatttttaagtattatatgaattagaataacaaataataattcatttgattaacctaaatttaattttgcagGCTGATGTTTGCCATGCATATCAAATTCTGAAGAGTGGAGGattaaaggatgaaaatataatagtttttatGTATGATGATATTGCTTTTGCCAAAGAGAATCCAACCCCTGgaattattatcaataaaccaAATGGCACTGATGTTTACCATGGAGTCCCCAAGGTTTGTTTAACTAATTAGTTAattcttcattttgtttttcaggtggtttatatataattaattgatatcaTTAATTTACAGGATTATACTGGTGATAACGTTAGTGCCAACAATTTTCTGGCTGTTATTCTTGGAAACAAAACTGCTCTCACTGGGGGCAGTGGCAAGGTTGTAAATAGTGGCCCAAATgaccatatttttatatattatgctGACCATGGTGCCCCTGGCCTTCTTGGTAAATACTTTTTCTATTCAAACGTTCGTATAACGTCCGCAGAGAATGTCTATCTTTTTAACATCTGCATGTGCTACAGAAATGCCTTGTGGTGGTATTCTTTACGCAAAAGACCTGACTGATGTATTGCAGAAGAAATATGAAGCCAAAGCATATAAAAAAATGGTAAGTTTTTAAGTAACTTATTACTTAACacttaagagtttaattttgtgttgtaattttgataaaattaataggtaATTTACGTTGAAGCGTGTGAGGCTGGGAGTATGTTCGAAGGACTTCTTCCAAAAACTTGGAATATTTATGTAATGACAGCATCAAATTCATCAGAAAGCAGCTGGGCTGCGTATTGTCCTCAATATCCAGATGAACATAGTACTTGTTTGGGCGATGTGTTCAGTGTTTCTTGGTTGGAAGACAGGTTAATTTTCCTCGAATTTGTACGATTATATTTTCCGAATTGGGTTATTATCGTTCATCcctttaaaaatctttttttttttttttacaatttgtAGAAAGTATTCAAACCccataatacattatttaattataaaaatattcgTTAATTACCTAGCTTGGATTTAAGTTTGTGTCTGATGTGTtgactaattttatatataatttgtatgcaGTGAGAAACATGATTTGCAGATGGAAACCCTGGAGAAACAATTTCGAGTGGTATTTATAAACTtgaagttttatattttaattttgcaaagatatttttaaaattgatttaattgttaaacgattttattatttatgttgtttgattaatttataaaaaataattaaaattacaggTGAGAAAGAGAACAAGAGATACTTATAAATTCATGGGTTCTCATGTAATGAGATATGGAAGTGTAAAGGGAATTCAAAATGATTCAGTCTCCACTTATTTTGGAACAAATCCGCATAACTTCACTTTCAGGACTCAAACCTCTTCTTCTTTACCACCGAAAATCCTAGTTCTTGACCAACGTGATGCCGATCTCAATTATCTTCAGCACAAggtttgttaatttaattaattatttcttaattaaattgattagcAAATCAACCTAGTTATGAAatgattgttaatttttaatttatacagtTTAATAAAGCACCTAAAGGTTCCAATGAGAAGATTGAGGCTCAAAAACGACTCaatgagaaaatttttcaaagacaaCGAGAGGATCttaatattcaacaaatttcaACAATCTTATTTGGCCCTAAAAATGGACAAAATATGATGCAATATGTTCGACCTATTGGCCAACCTCTTGTCGACAATTGGGATTGCTTCAAAATGCTTGTACGTGCACTTGTTTTTCTAACAAATCATATATCATAATACgtatatagatatatacatatacatattatatatatatatatatatacacacatacacacacatatacacttATATGACAGAAAATAATACAAGTCGAACTCAAATGTAGTTTTATgcataatataattttgtgtatttgtTGATTAGATGGGACTTTATGAAGAGCATTGTGGAAGCTTTTCAACATATGGAAAGAAGTATGCACGAGCAATGGCAAATATGTGCAATTATGGGATCAATAAAGAGAGGATGATTATGGCATTAACCCAAGTTTGTAAaccaaattgattaaaaatcatttacatCAAAAACTATTTcagtaataaatattttgatttctaattcaatctcttttctccctTCATCCTCTTAATTACTCTTATGGTGTTGTAACAAAACTCTTTTTGTATCTTGACATAAACTCAGAGTTCTAGCAAAAAAAAACCACCACAATTGTGTTGCAGTGACACATTTTTGTGTCGCAGGCATCACAGTATGAGTCTGCCAAATTTGGTTGTGTCGCAGCATAAcatatgaaaaaacaattttgatcTTACGCACGTATATCATTACAAGCAATTTTTCTTATGCTCAATATATCAGCCACACATTCTTTATTATCAATCAATTGGCTTATTTGACATAACAATAGTTGTAATCATGTTTTTTGACATACTCTAAGAAAATCTTACAATTTGGAAGAAGGGGAGATTTCCACTTACCTTTTTGTAAAATCAACAAGGGCGTACCAAATGCCagtcatttaaaataaatctatcACCCTAACAACCTCAATTTCACACCTCTAGCCCCAATTTCAAATATCCTTTCCAATTGATCCAAATCCCTAAATCAAAAAATTGGGCCTTTACAAAATtagctttaatttaatttcaaacatGAAATAGGGCTCTAAACTCCCTTTGAGCTTTGCTTCAACAAACACATGACCTTCTCCATGAGAGAGAGTCTTTCTGGACATATTATATccaataaaatttatgtatCGATTGAAGTTAATTGCCGCTTTTATACAAATCCCTCTATTACACAAACCTCTTCAATTATCCTTATTCTCAATTTAATCCtcttaattaacaaaaatcttAAGACTAAAATATCCTTAGAACGCACATGACACGTGGGTATTTCGTTTCCTCTCTCCTTATTGGAATTTTATCCTCCAAGTCACATGCACTCACAACAAAATTTAAGACCTCCAATATATGTAATTGTTCTCGGTTACCTTTAGTGTGACTGGTTGAAGGTTAACAATAGACAAATTACCAAATATGTTTCAATGTAACAGTGGGCAAGTATGACACCCTAAATAGTGCTACAGTCGCAATAAAGAGCGATCATTTTATAGTTGtgaatattgaatttataatacatactttttatttaatgcatgtaCTCCACTCTACGGCCTCAATACTTAGTGACTGACAATATCTACATTATAGTTTTACActttaacctttttttcttttttttttttaatttctttgaatcTCATAAAGAGAGATATTGCCATGTTTGTAACTGAAACTTACATCATtctattatgataattaatctaatattttattctttgtttGGTCTTTTCTTGTAGAATTCAGCTTCAATTCCATATGGAAAAAGAAAGGCACGTTATGAGAATATAGATAAGACAACTTTCCACAACTGCAAGTTAATACCATATCAAGTTAGATTGTGTGATGATAAAGACAaacatttattcaaaattgttaTATCCGAGGCACtgttgatttcatttttggAAATGACCAAGCCATGTATTTGGTATTTCTACTTGCACAgaattcattatttattattacacCTTGGGTAtagttttaaacataaatttaaaagttcaaaataCCAAGCAATTATTTCTTAAATATGAacccaaagaaagaaaaagacacAAAGCCTAGTCTATTAACCATATCAATTACTATAATGAAtcatgttgatttttttttttttttgggggctATTGGGGGCTTCAAATTGGGATATTGATGCAGAACACTACTAGAAGATTACTTTCTAGTGGAATGAGAGTCATCACAGCACAAGCTAAAATAAACGAGAGTGAAGAAAGTGGATCCGTATTTGCTCATTGCAATTAATTTAACTGAagaaaatttgtattaattgaGATTATTTCTATTAATCATGCAATAAACCATCATTAGATTGAGATATGCCTTAAATTCGTAcaagattatatttttaatgattgtTTTACAAAGGGTCAGTTAATCCCTCATAccttgaaaaatttttagtttactaaaactttaattaactctttaaattttatttttgtgtctaccattgttatattgatttatttttcaaatttttaaatagttttgttATACATGACCATTTGCCAACCTAATGAAACAGAAGAGAATGGCTTTAAAGCCGTTTATTGAGGGAAATTGCGTGGATTTGTGTAAGAATTTGGATTGATGCGTccttaaaacaataaattacaaaataggattatattatcaagatatgaaatcaagaaaatgatatgtcattactATCATAAGAAAGTTTCATTTTCCTTAATcaagatttaattaaattaagcaCTCACAAATCCTTTTGACTGCAAATCGATTAGAATCTTCTCTTGATAAATATGGTTCATAACAATTtatgaacatttttttttaattcatggaAAAAGgacacaaatttaataataatccaaaaattaattaataatatatcaggATAGTGTTAAATGTTGAGCTTAAGGAAGAAATCCTAACGCTAACAATGAATAAACACTGACAAAAGTGAATGATTggaacataaatataattacaatttaataatacaaattataaatggaggaggtttaaaaaaaaaaaacttccaaAATGgttagaattaaagataattgaaaatatttgataatattctcaaaaaagaaaaaaagttatatatggCCAGTAACTCATGATAAATCATACATATACAAtccaaaattaaccaaaaagaGTAACTTTAATTTCCATGCTACTTTGGCATTGTAATTAAACTCTAAATCTCGTAAAAATcctaatctaaaataaaaaatttcaaaatataatattctcaAAATAACAGTTGTATTTGTGAGTGACTCATAATAAAACCATAGCTATATATCCCacaattaacccaaaaaaaaaaaaaaaacccaaaaaaagcACGAAtaccaaatattaaaaaaagaaaaaactataagTGTAATGTAAACAAGTGAAAGATTTTAGCTCTCTATCTTCACCTTGTGATAAAAGCTTCAAATAGCTAGTTTGTTCAACTTGAATATATTAATGGCTTAAAATAAGATCTCTTTCTCTTGTAGatcttaacattttcttttttgggtgcAAGACTATTGAACCAAATTTCTCATATAGGGCAGATATTGAAcggttttcaattaaaaatatttattaatatgtaaCAATTATATAAGTGTTGGCCAGAATTACCTTGTAATACCTTTCTGTCAAAACTTTCTGAACGCATTGTAATGCCTAGCAACTAAATAACTTTCTGAAggcatttataataaataattatttggtaAGTGCACCTGAAAACCATGTGTTAGAATATATATTGTTAAGGCATTCATCAATATGTGTAAATTCAGGTTAAATTGGCCTATGGTTTTTAAGTAACGCCTCCTCAGCACTCATTCTATCCTTTCTGTCAAAACTGTAACCATTTGCATGCCTTGAAACAGATAACAAAGTAAACCCACCTACTATAAACAATTGTTatacattaataaattttcttaactGAAAACCCATTCTATATCCGTCCTATATTAGAGAATTTTCAATAGTCTTGCacccaaaaaagaaatagtTAAATATTTACAAGTAAAAGAGATGTTATTTTAAGGCATTGATGTATTCAAATAGAAAAAGCTAGctattttgaagtttttatcACTAGTTATATCAAAAGATTGTATCTTGTTCACAACTTATGTGAAATGAAGATAGAGAGGTAAAACTGTTAAAATCGTAACAATTTGCATGTCATGAAATAAACAATAAAGTAAACCCTCCCtctataaataattgttatataataagaaattttcttccttgaaaagctattctttttttggtaagtaattgaAAAGTTATTTAATATCTGTCCTATATaagaagatttttcaatattcttGCACcgataaaagaaattgttaagaattacaagaaaagaatattttactttaaaCCATTGATGTATTCAGTCGAAGAAGCTAACTGTTTTGAAGTTTTTATCAATAATTGTAGCAAAGCATTGTTTCTTCTTCGCACCTTATATGAAATGAAGATAGAGAGGTAAATTTTGCTAAAACCATAACCATTTGCATATCTTGAAACAAACAAGAAAGTAAATCCACCCAccataaataattgttatataataataagtttcCTTAATTGAAAACCCATTCAATATCCGCCGTATATAAGAGATTTCATTCAATAATCTTGTACcgtaaaaagaaattgttaacaTTTACAAGTAAAAGAGACCTTATTTTAAGTAATTGATTGTTCAAGTTGAAGAGGCTAGCTATTTTGAAgctttcatcaaaattttcaggAAAAGATTATTTCATGTTCACATCTTCAACGAAGTGAAGATGGAGAGGATAATTCctattatttctaaatatagGACCTAAAATAATTGACCAAAACGTCAAGGAATTAAAGTCTTCCACTCAAAATTTCTTCCAGTTTAGTGTAAACAGCTTGGTTTGTAACTTAGCAGCAAAGTTCTCTCTTAcgatcaatatatataaatatatatgattatttgcTTCTTCACTTGCGCGTTCACTTAacaatttctttaattcttgctTACGATCAAGTTCTCTCTTACgatcaatatatacatatcacaATGCATTCTTCTATTCTTGCTGCTATTCTTCCCCTTTCTCTCCTAAGTTTTACTGTTGAAAGTCGAAAACTCCACCGCGCAGATAATGAATCTAGCACCAATGGCACCCAAGGAGTAGTTCTGATCGCTGGATGGCATGGTTACGAAAAGTATAGACATCaggtaaatttattatttttaagtattatatatatgaataagaataacaaataataattcattttaaatttaattttgcagGCCGATGTTCGCCATGCATACCAAATTCCGAAGAGCAGAGGATTAAAGGATGAAGCTTTGTCTGCAACAGAAGCTGATTTTAAAGTTATAACCGTCATGAAAGACGGGAGTGGCAATTTTAGAACACTGACTGATGCATTAAACGGCATCCCAATGTCAAATGCAAATAgagtaattattaaaataggtGGAGGTTTGTATTGGGAGAAAATCACCATTGATAggtcaaagaaaaatataacattttatggGAACCCAAATGACATGCCGAAAATAAGTTTCAATGGGACAGCTGCTGAATATAATGGCACCCTTAATAGTGCTACAGTAGCAGTAGAGAGTGATTATTTTATGGCTGTGAATATTGAATCTACTGCTACTGTAGCACTATTAAGGGTGCCGTTATATTCAGCAGCTGTCCCATTGAAACTTATTTTCGGCATGTCATTTGGGTCCccataaaatgttatatttttctttgaccTATCAATGGTGATTTTCTCCCAATACAAACCTCCacctattttaataattactcTATTTGCATTTGACATTGGGATGCCGTTTAATGCATCAGTCACTGTTCTAAAATTGCCACTCCCGTCTTTCATGACGGTTATAACTTTAAAATCAGCTTCTGTTGCAGACAAAGCTTCATCCTTTAATCCCCTGCTCTTCGGAAATATATGCATTATAATGTTAGAccttaacttcttttttttttcatttttttctctcttttgaatCTCTTACAGAGAACTATTATGTATGTGACTATAATTAACTTATATCATTCTATTGTGATCATCTTAATTTTTGTTCTCTGTTTGGACTTTTCTTATAGAATTCAGCTCCAATGCCGGATGCAAAAAGAGAGGGTGCACAAGCAGTTGCCATGAGAATATCGGGAGATAAAGCAACCTTCTACAATTGCAAATTTATAGGCTATCAGGATACATTATGTGATGATAAAGGCAAACATTTATTCAAGGACTGCTATATCTCCGGCACGGTTGATTTCATTTTTGGAAATGGCCAATCCATGTATTTGGTACTTCCACTTCCACACcactcattattattattacaccTTAGGTAGTTTAAATATGTACAGCttgaaacataaatttgaaagacaaaatatcaaaagaaagaaaaaaacacaaaacctaACATGTTAACCATATCAATTACTTTGATGAatcatattgatttatttatttatttattttgttcaattgGAGACTTAAAATTGGGATGTTGATGCAGAACACTACTTTAAGATCAGTTTCAAATAAAACTGGAGTCATCACAGCACAAGCTAGAAGTAACGAGAATGAAAAAAGtggatttgtttttgtttattgcaATGTAACTGGCACTAATGAAACTAAACTTGGTCGCCCGTGGAAAGAGAAAGCTAGGGTGATTTTCGCTCACACATATATGGATGCTGTTGTTAACAAGGAAGGATGGTCTGACGGCATGAGGGGGGGCGAACACAAGTATTCGCCTCGATCGTTATTTCCCATAGTTTATAAGGATATGAATTCATAACAAATAAAGTGTtttcttatttgaaaattttgtaggTCTCCTTATTTTGGAGAATACAAGTGTTGGGGACCTGGAGCTAATTTAACTGGCCGAGCCAAATTCGTAAAAAATCTAACTGATGAAGAAGCACGTCCATTTTTGAGCATGGCGTTCATTGATGGAGACAATTGGATTGTTCCACCTCCTAAGCTGCCCTA from Mangifera indica cultivar Alphonso chromosome 6, CATAS_Mindica_2.1, whole genome shotgun sequence encodes the following:
- the LOC123218821 gene encoding vacuolar-processing enzyme alpha-isozyme-like isoform X1, which codes for MKTLFLVQILRGDKEVNIVTSSLSNNCCRYITMNSSILAAIFLLSLLSFAVESRKLDHNESSTDGTRWAVLIAGSNGYENYRHQADVCHAYQILKSGGLKDENIIVFMYDDIAFAKENPTPGIIINKPNGTDVYHGVPKDYTGDNVSANNFLAVILGNKTALTGGSGKVVNSGPNDHIFIYYADHGAPGLLEMPCGGILYAKDLTDVLQKKYEAKAYKKMVIYVEACEAGSMFEGLLPKTWNIYVMTASNSSESSWAAYCPQYPDEHSTCLGDVFSVSWLEDSEKHDLQMETLEKQFRVVRKRTRDTYKFMGSHVMRYGSVKGIQNDSVSTYFGTNPHNFTFRTQTSSSLPPKILVLDQRDADLNYLQHKFNKAPKGSNEKIEAQKRLNEKIFQRQREDLNIQQISTILFGPKNGQNMMQYVRPIGQPLVDNWDCFKMLMGLYEEHCGSFSTYGKKYARAMANMCNYGINKERMIMALTQVCKPN
- the LOC123218824 gene encoding putative pectinesterase 63, encoding MHSSILAAILPLSLLSFTVESRKLHRADNESSTNGTQGVVLIAGWHGYEKYRHQNSAPMPDAKREGAQAVAMRISGDKATFYNCKFIGYQDTLCDDKGKHLFKDCYISGTVDFIFGNGQSMYLNTTLRSVSNKTGVITAQARSNENEKSGFVFVYCNVTGTNETKLGRPWKEKARVIFAHTYMDAVVNKEGWSDGMRGGEHKSPYFGEYKCWGPGANLTGRAKFVKNLTDEEARPFLSMAFIDGDNWIVPPPKLP
- the LOC123218821 gene encoding vacuolar-processing enzyme-like isoform X2 codes for the protein MKTLFLVQILRGDKEVNIVTSSLSNNCCRYITMNSSILAAIFLLSLLSFAVESRKLDHNESSTDGTRWAVLIAGSNGYENYRHQADVCHAYQILKSGGLKDENIIVFMYDDIAFAKENPTPGIIINKPNGTDVYHGVPKDYTGDNVSANNFLAVILGNKTALTGGSGKVVNSGPNDHIFIYYADHGAPGLLEMPCGGILYAKDLTDVLQKKYEAKAYKKMVIYVEACEAGSMFEGLLPKTWNIYVMTASNSSESSWAAYCPQYPDEHSTCLGDVFSVSWLEDSEKHDLQMETLEKQFRVVRKRTRDTYKFMGSHVMRYGSVKGIQNDSVSTYFGTNPHNFTFRTQTSSSLPPKILVLDQRDADLNYLQHKMGLYEEHCGSFSTYGKKYARAMANMCNYGINKERMIMALTQVCKPN